Proteins from a single region of Deltaproteobacteria bacterium:
- a CDS encoding PIN domain nuclease, with amino-acid sequence QKQNKLITLMQQIHKLSLLINWKEIIALQTTNLKNGINKVGIADLIILQNAMQNNSELYTLDNHFYLMSKIHKVKIYAPQNH; translated from the coding sequence GCAAAAACAAAATAAATTAATCACATTAATGCAGCAAATACATAAGTTATCTTTGCTAATTAACTGGAAAGAAATAATTGCATTGCAAACTACAAACTTAAAAAATGGCATTAATAAAGTAGGTATAGCGGATTTAATAATTCTTCAAAACGCCATGCAAAATAATAGCGAATTATATACATTAGATAATCATTTTTATTTAATGAGTAAAATTCATAAAGTTAAAATTTATGCTCCCCAAAACCATTAA